From one Bordetella genomosp. 9 genomic stretch:
- a CDS encoding vWA domain-containing protein codes for MPTVSFLWPRMLWLLVLVPILLLLYVWHDRRRLRAAARYPALKITGLRVQGGAGWRRHFPAALILLAVTALLLAVARPQALMMLPSRLQTIILAMDASGSMRAEDIKPNRIQAARQAAKLFVQAQPADVSIGVVAVAGTASVAQAPSRRKEDVAAALDRLQPQRGTALGNGLIIALVTLLPKAGIDVDRFMNESMKEDKAKPPRRSEGARAAPRGPADQASNGLGLPRESPPSASTPDNAGAIVLLSDGESNTGPEAIQAAQVAAAHGVRIYTVGIGTPDGVVITVDGWSSRVRLDEAVLKKVADTTGGEYFRAEDAEGLKKVYSILSARLAFDKQDMVEITALFAALGALLAACAGLVSLWWFGRVL; via the coding sequence ATGCCTACCGTCAGCTTCCTGTGGCCCCGCATGCTGTGGCTGCTGGTGCTCGTTCCGATACTGCTGCTGCTTTACGTGTGGCATGACAGGCGGCGGCTGCGCGCGGCGGCGCGCTATCCGGCATTGAAGATCACCGGGCTGCGGGTGCAGGGCGGCGCGGGCTGGCGACGGCATTTCCCCGCCGCGCTGATCCTGCTCGCGGTGACCGCGCTATTGCTGGCGGTGGCGCGTCCGCAGGCGCTGATGATGTTGCCGTCGCGGCTGCAGACCATCATCCTGGCCATGGATGCGTCGGGCAGCATGCGGGCGGAAGATATCAAGCCCAATCGCATCCAGGCGGCGCGGCAGGCGGCCAAGCTGTTCGTGCAGGCGCAGCCGGCTGATGTCAGCATCGGCGTGGTCGCCGTGGCCGGTACGGCTTCCGTGGCGCAGGCGCCCAGCCGCCGCAAGGAAGATGTCGCCGCCGCGCTGGACCGCCTGCAGCCGCAGCGCGGCACGGCGCTGGGCAACGGCTTGATCATCGCGCTGGTTACGCTGCTGCCCAAGGCGGGCATCGATGTCGATCGCTTCATGAACGAGAGCATGAAGGAAGACAAGGCCAAGCCGCCGCGACGGTCGGAAGGGGCGCGCGCCGCGCCGCGCGGCCCGGCGGACCAGGCGTCGAATGGACTGGGACTGCCGCGGGAAAGTCCGCCGTCGGCGTCGACGCCCGACAACGCCGGCGCCATCGTGCTGCTGTCGGATGGCGAAAGCAATACCGGTCCCGAAGCCATCCAGGCCGCGCAGGTGGCCGCCGCGCACGGCGTGCGTATCTACACGGTGGGCATCGGCACGCCGGACGGCGTGGTCATCACCGTGGACGGCTGGTCGTCGCGCGTGCGGCTGGACGAAGCGGTCCTGAAGAAAGTCGCCGATACGACTGGCGGCGAATACTTCCGCGCGGAAGACGCGGAAGGCTTGAAGAAGGTCTACAGCATCCTCAGCGCGCGCCTGGCCTTCGACAAGCAGGACATGGTCGAAATCACGGCCCTGTTCGCCGCCCTGGGCGCGCTGCTCGCCGCTTGCGCGGGGCTGGTGTCGCTCTGGTGGTTCGGGCGCGTGCTGTAG
- a CDS encoding DUF58 domain-containing protein — protein sequence MFGWRKPSRRARGADGAASDAPGDGASGGVPGDGAAAIRTRRADALVRRLEWTVIRRLDGLLQGDYRTLFRGFGIDFADLREYQPGDDVRYIDWNVTARLQTPHVREFQEDREIAAWFLLDLSGSVDFGSGDIRKRALLGDFTAVMARLLTRHGNRVGALLYSGAQGARPAVVPARAGRRHLLHVLDCMHAAPAAPASARGETRLGDLLDHARGVVSRRSAVFVVSDFISAPGWETSLGLLARQHDVVAVRLVDPLESALPDLGLVVLQDAETGEQLLVDTHDASFRKRFVEAAAAREAQLRDAFARAGVACLSLATDERLDLALLKFAQQRRRPGGDAKGADAPVAEVAGVAPARSQEHLRAVLMTNSGAPKGAADRRAGAARRQP from the coding sequence ATGTTCGGGTGGCGGAAGCCTAGCCGGCGCGCCCGCGGCGCCGATGGCGCGGCGTCGGATGCGCCGGGGGACGGCGCGTCCGGCGGCGTCCCGGGCGATGGCGCGGCCGCCATTCGCACGCGGCGCGCCGACGCGCTGGTGCGGCGCCTGGAATGGACGGTCATCCGCCGCCTGGACGGCCTGCTGCAAGGCGATTACCGCACGCTGTTCCGCGGCTTCGGCATCGACTTCGCCGATCTGCGCGAATACCAGCCCGGCGACGACGTGCGCTACATCGACTGGAACGTCACGGCGCGGCTGCAGACGCCGCATGTACGCGAATTCCAGGAAGATCGCGAGATCGCCGCCTGGTTCCTGCTGGACCTGAGCGGGTCGGTGGATTTCGGGTCCGGCGACATACGCAAGCGTGCCTTGCTGGGCGATTTCACGGCGGTCATGGCGCGCCTGTTGACCCGCCATGGCAATCGCGTGGGCGCCTTGCTGTATTCCGGCGCGCAGGGCGCGCGGCCCGCAGTCGTACCGGCCCGGGCCGGCCGGCGCCATCTGCTGCACGTGCTGGACTGCATGCATGCGGCGCCTGCGGCGCCCGCGTCGGCACGGGGCGAGACGCGCCTGGGCGATCTGCTGGACCATGCGCGCGGCGTCGTCAGCCGGCGTTCCGCGGTTTTCGTGGTGTCCGATTTCATCAGCGCGCCCGGTTGGGAAACATCGCTGGGATTGCTCGCGCGGCAGCACGACGTGGTCGCGGTGCGCCTGGTCGATCCGCTGGAATCGGCCTTGCCCGATCTGGGGCTCGTGGTCCTGCAGGACGCCGAGACCGGCGAGCAGCTGCTGGTCGACACCCACGATGCGTCGTTTCGCAAGCGCTTCGTCGAAGCGGCGGCGGCACGGGAGGCACAGCTGCGCGATGCCTTCGCGCGTGCCGGCGTGGCCTGCCTGTCGCTGGCGACCGACGAGCGATTGGACCTGGCCTTGCTGAAGTTCGCGCAGCAGCGGCGCCGCCCGGGTGGCGACGCGAAGGGCGCGGACGCGCCGGTGGCCGAAGTGGCCGGCGTCGCGCCGGCCCGTTCCCAGGAGCATCTGCGCGCAGTCCTGATGACGAACAGCGGCGCGCCCAAGGGGGCCGCCGACAGGCGCGCGGGCGCGGCGCGGCGTCAGCCTTGA
- a CDS encoding AAA family ATPase, protein MNDLPMGAVDSANLMERLLYEVKRVVVGQDHFLERVLVAILARGHLLVEGVPGLAKTLTVNTLARTMRGSFKRIQFTPDLLPADLVGTRMYNQRTGEFSTVLGPVFANLLLADEINRAPAKVQSALLEVMQERQVTIAGETHPVPTPFLVMATQNPIETEGTYPLPEAQIDRFMMKVLVGYPTEEEEVVIVNRFTGASIGVNPVATPAQLARLQEECRRVYVDPGLIQYAVRVVAATRSPGRFGLADMDRYVSFGASPRASIGLIEGARALAFLRGRDYALPEDVIDLVPDVLRHRLVLSYEALSDGVTADQLIVRILQAMPAPERPLESHVRVAEA, encoded by the coding sequence ATGAACGACCTACCCATGGGCGCGGTGGACAGCGCCAACCTGATGGAACGCCTGCTGTATGAGGTCAAGCGCGTGGTGGTCGGCCAGGACCACTTCCTGGAGCGGGTGCTGGTCGCCATCCTGGCGCGCGGGCATCTGCTGGTGGAAGGCGTGCCGGGCCTGGCGAAGACCCTGACGGTCAATACGCTGGCGCGCACCATGCGCGGCTCCTTCAAGCGCATTCAGTTCACACCGGACCTGCTGCCCGCGGACCTGGTGGGCACGCGCATGTACAACCAGCGCACCGGCGAGTTTTCCACCGTGCTGGGACCGGTGTTCGCCAACCTGCTGCTGGCCGACGAGATCAACCGCGCGCCGGCCAAGGTGCAGAGCGCGCTGCTGGAAGTCATGCAGGAAAGACAGGTGACGATCGCCGGCGAGACGCATCCGGTGCCCACGCCGTTCCTGGTGATGGCCACGCAGAATCCCATCGAGACCGAAGGCACGTATCCTTTGCCCGAAGCGCAGATCGACCGCTTCATGATGAAGGTGCTGGTCGGCTATCCGACGGAAGAGGAAGAAGTCGTCATCGTCAACCGTTTCACCGGGGCGTCGATCGGCGTGAACCCCGTCGCGACGCCGGCGCAACTGGCGCGGCTGCAAGAGGAATGCCGCCGCGTGTACGTCGATCCCGGGCTGATCCAGTACGCGGTGCGCGTGGTGGCGGCCACGCGCTCGCCGGGACGCTTCGGCCTTGCCGACATGGACCGCTACGTCTCGTTCGGCGCGAGCCCGCGCGCCAGCATCGGCCTGATCGAAGGCGCGCGTGCGCTGGCGTTCCTGCGCGGCCGCGATTACGCCTTGCCCGAGGACGTCATCGACCTGGTGCCCGACGTGCTGCGCCATCGCCTGGTGCTGTCGTACGAAGCGCTCTCCGATGGCGTGACCGCCGACCAGCTTATCGTTCGTATCCTGCAGGCCATGCCGGCGCCCGAGCGCCCCTTGGAATCCCATGTTCGGGTGGCGGAAGCCTAG
- a CDS encoding trypsin-like peptidase domain-containing protein has protein sequence MKRVAIYGWVAAAVAVVFVAGLGTAWLMQPKLRPLTQKDIDAAVLHTLETKSLPSRTARAAEAVRPSVVEIIGYPQLDEKTGAAPTDKSADAGKPPGQDANKPDAGKPGAGTPDGSKPEPNGPGANAPGANGPDAGNGPRADATPPGAAPQGDKPGADKPGTDKPGNKDDPGDKDEAVNIGSGVVITDQGVILTNFHVIAGARRLKVRFYDGHESEATVVGAQPEKDLAVIRAASLPDDLPAATLGSSRNLAPGDEVVAVGFPFGIGPSVSSGVVSGLNRQFVSPESKQDLDHLIQFDAAANPGNSGGPLVNMDGEVVGIVTAILNPTNSKTFLGIGFATTIESAGTAVGISPF, from the coding sequence ATGAAAAGGGTTGCGATATACGGATGGGTAGCGGCGGCGGTCGCGGTGGTTTTCGTGGCCGGCCTCGGCACAGCCTGGCTGATGCAACCCAAGCTTCGTCCGCTGACTCAGAAGGACATCGATGCCGCTGTCCTGCACACCCTGGAAACCAAGAGCCTGCCGTCGCGCACCGCGCGCGCCGCCGAAGCGGTGCGGCCGTCGGTGGTGGAGATCATCGGCTATCCGCAGCTCGACGAGAAAACCGGCGCCGCGCCGACCGACAAATCGGCGGACGCCGGCAAGCCTCCGGGCCAGGACGCGAACAAGCCGGACGCGGGCAAACCCGGGGCCGGCACGCCGGACGGCAGCAAGCCGGAACCGAACGGCCCGGGTGCGAATGCGCCTGGAGCGAACGGCCCGGACGCCGGCAACGGCCCGCGCGCGGACGCGACCCCGCCGGGCGCCGCGCCGCAAGGCGACAAGCCGGGCGCCGATAAGCCGGGCACCGACAAGCCCGGCAACAAGGACGACCCGGGAGACAAGGACGAAGCCGTCAACATCGGCTCCGGCGTGGTCATCACCGACCAGGGCGTCATCCTGACCAACTTCCACGTCATCGCGGGCGCCCGCCGCCTCAAGGTGCGCTTCTACGACGGCCACGAATCGGAAGCCACGGTCGTCGGCGCCCAGCCCGAGAAGGACCTGGCCGTCATCCGCGCGGCATCGCTGCCGGACGACCTGCCGGCCGCCACGCTGGGCTCCAGCCGCAATCTCGCGCCCGGCGACGAAGTCGTCGCCGTCGGTTTTCCTTTCGGCATCGGCCCGTCGGTGTCGTCCGGCGTGGTGTCGGGCCTGAATCGCCAGTTCGTGTCCCCGGAGAGCAAGCAGGATCTCGATCATCTCATCCAGTTCGACGCGGCCGCCAATCCCGGTAACTCCGGCGGTCCGCTGGTGAACATGGACGGCGAGGTGGTCGGCATCGTGACGGCCATCCTGAACCCCACGAACAGCAAGACTTTCCTCGGCATCGGCTTTGCCACCACAATCGAAAGCGCGGGCACGGCCGTGGGCATTTCTCCCTTCTGA
- a CDS encoding VWA domain-containing protein: protein MRFLWPELLWLLLVLPLLAAAYFYVLARRKKAAVIYPNLALARTAMGPGQRLRRHVPPFLFWLALGAALLACARPAATVTLPADTLTLVLTMDVSRSMEAADVQPTRLIAAQEAARNFIKELPASVRLGIVAFAAAATVVQPPTDNRQDMLDAIDRFELQRGTATGSGLIVALATLFPDDRTEFDALLLNDPASRFGPLAAPLGNADAANDALKREQERPPREPGSYRNGAIILLSDGRRTTGPDPMEIARMAAKRGVRIYTVGFGTQQGATVGGEGWSYFMQLDETTLRAVAKLTGGEYFQAGSAADLSQVYSKLSTRFSLERRDTEISALLAAAAGVLLAVACILSVLWFRR from the coding sequence ATGAGGTTTCTCTGGCCCGAATTGCTCTGGCTGCTATTGGTGCTGCCTTTGCTCGCCGCCGCTTACTTTTATGTACTGGCGCGACGCAAAAAAGCCGCCGTGATCTACCCCAACCTGGCGCTCGCGCGCACCGCAATGGGGCCTGGCCAGCGGCTGCGAAGACACGTCCCTCCTTTTCTTTTCTGGCTGGCGCTGGGCGCCGCGCTGCTGGCATGCGCCCGTCCCGCCGCCACCGTCACGCTGCCCGCCGATACGCTGACGCTGGTGCTGACCATGGACGTGTCGCGCAGCATGGAAGCCGCGGACGTGCAGCCGACACGGCTGATCGCCGCACAGGAGGCCGCGCGCAATTTCATCAAGGAGCTGCCGGCCAGCGTCCGCCTGGGTATCGTCGCTTTCGCCGCGGCGGCCACCGTGGTGCAGCCGCCCACCGACAATCGCCAGGACATGCTCGATGCCATCGACCGCTTCGAACTGCAACGCGGCACGGCCACCGGCAGCGGCCTGATCGTGGCGCTGGCCACCTTGTTTCCCGATGACCGCACGGAGTTCGATGCCTTGCTGCTGAACGATCCGGCGTCGCGTTTCGGCCCCCTCGCGGCGCCGTTGGGCAACGCCGATGCGGCCAACGATGCGCTCAAGCGCGAACAGGAGCGCCCGCCCCGGGAGCCCGGCTCATACCGCAACGGTGCGATCATCCTGCTCAGCGATGGCCGCCGCACGACCGGCCCCGATCCGATGGAAATCGCCCGCATGGCCGCCAAGCGCGGCGTCCGCATCTACACGGTGGGCTTCGGCACGCAGCAAGGCGCGACCGTCGGCGGTGAAGGCTGGTCGTATTTCATGCAATTGGACGAGACCACCTTGCGGGCCGTGGCGAAGCTGACCGGCGGCGAATATTTCCAGGCGGGCTCGGCCGCCGACTTGAGCCAGGTCTACAGCAAGCTGAGCACGCGGTTTTCGCTGGAGCGGCGCGACACCGAGATCAGCGCCCTGCTCGCGGCGGCGGCCGGCGTGCTGCTGGCCGTGGCCTGCATCCTTTCGGTGCTGTGGTTCAGGCGATGA